The DNA region GTTCTGAGGCCCGGCCACGGCGCGCCCCATTCCGGAGCCGGAGCAGCCCGCGGCGGCCGTCGGCCATGAACCGCCGGAGCCCCGCGACGCGCCGGCACTGGAGGGCACGATTTCTGCATGGGCGGGTGTTCCTTCATTCCGGACACCGACATGACCCGCTTTCACACGACGCGCCGCAGCGTGCTCCAGGCCCTCGGCGCGGGCGCTGCGGCGTTCGCGCTGCCGGCGCGCGCGCAATGGCCTGACAAACCGATCAAGATCATCGTGACCTTTCCGCCCGGCGGGGGCAGCGACGTCGTCGCGCGGCTGATGGCCGAGCAGCTGGCGAAGAAGCTGGGGCAGCCGGTCGTGGTCGACAACAAGCCCGGGGCGGGCGGCACCATCGGCGGCGCCCTGGTTGCAGCCTCGCCGGCCGACGGCTACACCCTCATGCTGTCCAACACCACGCCGATCGCCCTGGGTCCGTTCACCGTCGAGAAGCAGCCCTACGATCCCCTGACCGCCTTCACGCACGTGGCCTCGCTGGGGGGCGCGCCGCTCGTGGTCATGGCCAGCAAGCCGTCGGGCATCAAGAGCTTTGCCGAGTTCGAAGCGGCGGCGCGCAAGGCCGGGCCGATGGACTTCGGTTCGGGCGGGCCCGGCTCCGTCGGCCACATCCACGGCGAGCTGATGAAGAAGGCGCTCGGGATCAACCTGGTGCACGTGCCGTACCGGGGCGGTGCACCCATGACCACCGACCTGATCGCCAACACGATCCCGATCGGCATCGACGTCGTCACCGCCTACGTGCCCTTCTTCAAGAGCGGCCAGCTGGTGCCGCTGGCCGTCACCGGCGCGCAGCGTTCGCCGCTACTGCCGGACGTTCCCTCCGTCACGGAACTGAACCGGCCCACGCTGGTGCTGGAGAATTTCTTCGGCCTGTCCGGCCCGGCCCGGCTCCCGTCCGACATCACGGCCCGGCTGCATGCCGCGTGCAACGAGGTGCTGGTGCTGCCCGAGGTCCAGAAACGCCTGATCGACCTCGGCATCGTCGCCCGGCCCGAGACCACGGCTGCGTTCGAAGCCCTCGTCAAGGCCCAGGTCGGCACCTTCGAGCCGGCGGTGAAAGGCGCCGGCATCCGGCTGTAGCGGCAGCGGCCCGCGCACGGGCGTGGGACAATCCGGCATCCGACGGCGCCCTGCAGGCGCCGTTTCCGTTTTCTCCTTGGCACGGGCCTGTCAGGCCCTCAAGACATGTCGACCCCTGCCCGCACCTTCACGCTCAGCGACTTCGATTTCGAACTGCCCCCGCAGCTCATCGCCCAACACCCCGCCGCCGAACGCAGCGCCTCGCGCCTGCTCGACGGCCGCGCCACCGATCCGGTGGACCGCATCTTCCGCGAGCTGCCCGATCTGCTGCAGCCGGGCGACCTGCTGGTCTTCAACGACACGCGCGTGGTCAAGGCCCGGGTGTTCGGCGAGAAATCGAGCGGCGGCAAGGTGGAGCTGCTGATCGAGCGCGTGCTGGTCGGCGGCACCGGCAACGAGGTCGTGGCCCACATGAAGGTCAGCAAGAAGCCCCAGCTGGGCGGTGTGCTGCACATGGCCGGCGGCGCACGCGCCGGCGGCTTCGACGCCACGCTGCTGTCGCGCTGGCCCGATGCGGACGGCCCGCTGTTCCGCTTCGCCCTGGCCAGCGCCGACAGCGCCAGCCCCCACGATCTGATGGAGCGCCACGGCCACATGCCGCTGCCGCCCTACATCGAACGCCAGCAGCAGGCCGGCGACGATCCCGACGCCGCCGAGGACGCGCAGCGCTACCAGACCGTGTTCGCCCGCGCGCCCGGCGCCGTGGCCGCGCCCACGGCCGCCCTGCACTTCGACGACGGCGTGCTGGCCCGCCTGGCCGAGCGCGGCATCGAGCGCGCCAGCGTCACGCTGCATGTGGGCGCCGGCACCTTCCAGCCGGTCAAGACCGAGAACCTGGCCGAGCACCGCATGCACAGCGAGTGGTACGAAGTGCCCCTGCCCACGCTGGCCGCGCTGGAGCGCTGCCGCCAGCGCGGGGGCCGCGTGATCGCCGTGGGCACCACCACCGTGCGCACGCTGGAGTCGTGGGCGCAGAGCGGCCAGGCCACGGGCGACACCAGCATCTTCATCACCCCGGGCTTTGCCTTCCAGGTGGTGGACCTGCTGCTCACCAACTTCCACCTGCCCAAGAGCACGCTGATGATGCTGGTGAGCGCCCTCTCGGGCTACGAGCACGTCATGGGCCTGTACCGCCACGCCATCCGCCAGGGCTACCGCTTCTTCAGCTACGGCGACGCGATGCTGCTGGAACGGCGCGGCTGAGCGGCCCCTGCGCGCGCATGAACAGCACCACCGCTGACGCCGACGACCCCGCAGCGACGGCCGCAGCCATGCAAGCCACCGCCGCCGCCACGCTGGCCCAGCGCCGGCGGCAAGGCGCGCTGGCCGGCATCGGCCTTACCGTGACGGCGTGCGCCTGCTTTGCCCTGCTGGACACCGCCACCAAGTTCGTCAGCGCGGCGGTGCCGCTGTTCATGGCGCTGTGGTGGCGCTACCTGATCCAGTCGGTGCTGACCACCGCCTTCGTGCTGCACCGCGAGGGCATGGGCGCCCTGCGCACCACGCAGCCGCGCTTCCAGGCGCTGCGCGCCGCGCTGTTCGCAGCCACCAGCCTGTTCGGGTTCTTCAGCATCCAGCACCTGCCGCTGGCCGAGTTCACCGCCATCGTGGCGACCACGCCGCTGTGCGTGACGCTGGTGGCCGCGCTGTGGCTGCACCAGCCCGTGAGCGCGCTGCGCTGGGCGCTGGTGGCCGCCGGCATGGCGGGCACGCTGGCCATCATCCGGCCCGGGGGCGAGTCCTTCACCTGGGCCATGCTGCTGCCGCTGTGCCTGCTGGTGACGGGCACCGGCTACCAGGTCCTCAGCAGCAAGATGGCCGGCAAGGAAAGCCCCGCCACCACGCAGCTCTACACGGGCTGGCTGGCGACGGCGCTGGTGTCGCTGGGCGTGCCGTTCGCGTGGACGCAGATCGCCGACCCGTGGCTATGGGGCGGCCTGTTCGTGATGGGGCTCACCAGCGCGCTGGGCCACATGTTCCTGCTGAAGGCGTATGCGCGCACCACGCCGGCCACGATCGCGCCGTTCCTGTACTCGCAGATCGGCTTTGCGATGCTGGCCGGCTGGCTGCTGTACGACCACATGCCGGACGGCTGGTCCCTGGCGGGCATGGCCGCCATCGCCGCCAGCGGCGCGCTGAGCGCGTGGCTCACGGTGCGTGAGACGCGCTAGCCGCCCACTACCAAAATAATAGCTGCATGCGCTTATCCAGTAAGCGCTACAGCCCGATTTTGCTCAGAACGTGTTTACGATCTCCCAGGGGTCGCGCAGCAGTGTGGGCGGGAGG from Paracidovorax wautersii includes:
- a CDS encoding tripartite tricarboxylate transporter substrate binding protein gives rise to the protein MTRFHTTRRSVLQALGAGAAAFALPARAQWPDKPIKIIVTFPPGGGSDVVARLMAEQLAKKLGQPVVVDNKPGAGGTIGGALVAASPADGYTLMLSNTTPIALGPFTVEKQPYDPLTAFTHVASLGGAPLVVMASKPSGIKSFAEFEAAARKAGPMDFGSGGPGSVGHIHGELMKKALGINLVHVPYRGGAPMTTDLIANTIPIGIDVVTAYVPFFKSGQLVPLAVTGAQRSPLLPDVPSVTELNRPTLVLENFFGLSGPARLPSDITARLHAACNEVLVLPEVQKRLIDLGIVARPETTAAFEALVKAQVGTFEPAVKGAGIRL
- the queA gene encoding tRNA preQ1(34) S-adenosylmethionine ribosyltransferase-isomerase QueA; this encodes MSTPARTFTLSDFDFELPPQLIAQHPAAERSASRLLDGRATDPVDRIFRELPDLLQPGDLLVFNDTRVVKARVFGEKSSGGKVELLIERVLVGGTGNEVVAHMKVSKKPQLGGVLHMAGGARAGGFDATLLSRWPDADGPLFRFALASADSASPHDLMERHGHMPLPPYIERQQQAGDDPDAAEDAQRYQTVFARAPGAVAAPTAALHFDDGVLARLAERGIERASVTLHVGAGTFQPVKTENLAEHRMHSEWYEVPLPTLAALERCRQRGGRVIAVGTTTVRTLESWAQSGQATGDTSIFITPGFAFQVVDLLLTNFHLPKSTLMMLVSALSGYEHVMGLYRHAIRQGYRFFSYGDAMLLERRG
- a CDS encoding DMT family transporter — encoded protein: MQATAAATLAQRRRQGALAGIGLTVTACACFALLDTATKFVSAAVPLFMALWWRYLIQSVLTTAFVLHREGMGALRTTQPRFQALRAALFAATSLFGFFSIQHLPLAEFTAIVATTPLCVTLVAALWLHQPVSALRWALVAAGMAGTLAIIRPGGESFTWAMLLPLCLLVTGTGYQVLSSKMAGKESPATTQLYTGWLATALVSLGVPFAWTQIADPWLWGGLFVMGLTSALGHMFLLKAYARTTPATIAPFLYSQIGFAMLAGWLLYDHMPDGWSLAGMAAIAASGALSAWLTVRETR